The following proteins are encoded in a genomic region of Brachyspira pilosicoli:
- a CDS encoding V-type ATP synthase subunit I — MIRKMKKLSLFVFHEDREKTLNDLASLGVVHIEIANGVSSENIENIAAQKNDANRAKTIINNALSDAKKAKKDVSNLKAADTNKKASDVIDNVLQLSQSSDKLKAERDNLKKELSIIAPFGSFSFDKINNLKEKTSYDISFFNGPIKEYEAYNFGDIFTYAVKEEAGKVYFVAFKKEGSEEAIPFDIINMPNKSYDELKTQISELDKKIEDIENDIIKNQVYIEAINKEVDNLNLQNHFEEAKESFVASEVTEGKILYVEAYVPKDKESEVKTLLDSKKIAYIMEEPTKDDNVPVELKNNKYSSAYELITKLFQLPNYFEIDLTPMIAVFYPLFFAYCFGDSGYGIVLTIVALIGLFTVLKGQLRGIGILALTLGICTTIMGVINGGSFFGVSIPSNTQIPLFATLSKYLIITDIKENWFLTPFNTALLIGVLHICFALVVGVIDRIKTSSIGDIFAAVGKLLFIPSLVLWFLGDMQKMEVIKQFSTIYYITMLVGLVFLVILSNVGKKPDVLNSILGVYFAATGIMGDTLSYIRLFALGASGSILALVINQIGMSFKAIPGVGVVIMVVFLVFGHIAIFALNILGALVHPLRLTFVEFYNNVGFEGGGKEYKPLKKVA, encoded by the coding sequence ATGATTAGAAAAATGAAGAAACTCTCTCTCTTTGTCTTTCATGAGGATAGGGAAAAAACTCTAAATGATTTAGCTTCTCTTGGAGTTGTGCATATAGAAATTGCTAACGGCGTTTCATCTGAAAATATAGAAAATATTGCCGCTCAAAAAAATGACGCTAATAGAGCTAAAACTATTATAAATAATGCTTTGTCTGATGCTAAAAAAGCTAAGAAAGATGTATCTAATCTTAAAGCAGCTGATACTAATAAAAAAGCATCTGATGTAATAGACAATGTTTTACAGTTATCTCAATCTTCTGATAAATTAAAAGCTGAAAGAGATAACCTTAAAAAAGAATTATCTATTATAGCTCCTTTTGGAAGTTTTAGCTTTGATAAGATTAATAACTTAAAAGAAAAAACTTCTTATGATATATCATTTTTTAATGGTCCTATTAAAGAGTATGAAGCTTATAATTTTGGAGACATATTTACTTATGCTGTAAAAGAAGAGGCTGGTAAGGTTTATTTTGTTGCTTTCAAGAAAGAAGGCAGCGAAGAGGCAATTCCTTTTGACATTATCAATATGCCTAATAAATCTTATGATGAATTAAAAACTCAAATATCTGAACTTGATAAAAAGATAGAAGATATTGAAAATGATATAATAAAGAATCAGGTATATATAGAAGCTATTAATAAAGAAGTAGATAATCTTAATTTGCAGAATCATTTTGAAGAGGCTAAAGAGAGTTTTGTAGCTAGTGAGGTTACAGAAGGCAAGATACTTTATGTTGAAGCTTATGTACCTAAAGACAAAGAGAGCGAAGTTAAAACTTTACTCGACAGCAAAAAAATAGCTTACATAATGGAAGAGCCTACAAAAGATGATAATGTACCTGTTGAGCTTAAAAACAATAAGTATTCTTCTGCTTATGAGCTTATTACAAAATTGTTCCAATTACCTAATTATTTTGAGATAGATTTAACTCCTATGATAGCAGTTTTCTATCCGTTATTTTTCGCTTATTGTTTTGGGGACTCTGGTTATGGTATAGTATTAACTATAGTAGCTTTGATAGGTTTATTTACTGTGCTAAAAGGACAATTAAGAGGTATTGGTATACTTGCTTTAACACTTGGAATATGTACTACTATTATGGGTGTTATAAATGGAGGAAGTTTCTTTGGTGTAAGCATACCTTCTAATACTCAAATACCTTTATTTGCTACTTTAAGTAAGTATTTAATAATTACAGACATAAAAGAAAATTGGTTCTTAACTCCATTTAATACAGCATTACTTATAGGTGTACTTCATATATGTTTTGCTTTAGTAGTTGGGGTTATAGATAGAATTAAAACTAGTTCTATAGGTGATATATTTGCAGCTGTTGGTAAACTTTTATTTATACCTAGCCTTGTTTTATGGTTTTTGGGTGATATGCAAAAAATGGAAGTTATCAAACAATTTAGCACTATATATTATATAACTATGCTTGTTGGTTTGGTATTCTTAGTAATACTTTCTAATGTTGGTAAGAAGCCAGATGTATTAAACTCTATACTTGGTGTTTATTTTGCGGCAACTGGTATAATGGGGGACACACTTTCTTATATACGTTTGTTTGCATTAGGTGCTTCTGGTTCTATATTGGCTTTGGTAATAAACCAAATAGGTATGAGTTTCAAAGCTATACCGGGTGTTGGTGTTGTTATAATGGTAGTGTTCTTAGTATTCGGACACATCGCTATATTCGCATTAAACATACTTGGTGCTTTGGTACACCCTTTGAGATTAACATTTGTAGAGTTCTACAATAACGTTGGTTTTGAGGGCGGCGGAAAAGAGTATAAGCCACTTAAAAAGGTAGCTTAA
- a CDS encoding V-type ATP synthase subunit D, which yields MALKFQYNKTALQNLRRQLSIREKALPTLKSKEAALRLEVRKITAEIELLKDEYQKLVKQNQNYNGFWTEFPEIVKIRNVNSEQKNIAGVKVSILTGIDFDIENVSMFNMPSWIRLAINMFELLMTLQIKIEMTENRLNALAYARKKTTQKVNLYEKVQIPEYKTAIIKIKRYMEDEENLSKSSQKIVKERNRAKEASL from the coding sequence ATGGCATTAAAGTTTCAATACAATAAAACGGCTCTTCAAAACCTAAGACGCCAGCTTTCCATTCGTGAGAAAGCTTTGCCTACTTTGAAAAGTAAAGAGGCAGCACTTCGTCTTGAGGTGAGAAAGATTACCGCTGAGATTGAATTACTTAAAGATGAATATCAAAAACTTGTGAAACAAAATCAAAACTATAATGGTTTTTGGACTGAGTTTCCTGAGATTGTTAAGATTAGAAATGTAAACTCTGAGCAAAAAAATATTGCGGGTGTTAAAGTTTCTATATTAACAGGTATAGATTTTGATATTGAAAATGTCAGCATGTTTAATATGCCTTCTTGGATTAGGCTTGCCATTAATATGTTTGAGCTGCTTATGACATTACAAATAAAAATTGAAATGACAGAAAATAGACTTAATGCTTTGGCTTATGCGAGGAAAAAAACTACTCAAAAAGTTAACCTTTATGAGAAAGTACAGATTCCTGAGTATAAAACAGCTATAATCAAAATTAAAAGGTATATGGAAGATGAAGAAAATTTAAGTAAGTCTTCTCAAAAGATAGTAAAAGAAAGAAACAGAGCTAAGGAGGCGTCTTTATGA
- a CDS encoding V-type ATP synthase subunit B yields the protein MPKAFQKVYTKLVQITKATVSLRAENVGNDEMALVAGRPAQVVKMIGDIVTLQVFQGTEGIPTNAEVVFLGRPPKLKVSELLAGRFFNAYGEPIDGGAEVEGKEVEIGGPSVNPVRRKQPSELIATGIAGIDLNNTLVTGQKIPFFADPDQPYNAVLAQVALRAEADKIILGGMGLSNDDYLSFKNTFTEAGALDKIICFINTTDDPPVERLLIPDMACTAAEYFAVEHKQKVLVLLTDMTLYADALAIVSNKMDQIPSKDSMPGSLYSDLAKIYEKAAQFPDGGSITIIAVTTLNEGDITHAVPDNTGYITEGQLYLRRDSDIGKTIIDPFRSLSRLKQLVIGKKTREDHPAVMNTLVRLYSDAANAKMKKENGFDLTEYDERCLKYAAEYSERLLAIDINIKIDEMLETGWELMGKYFSKAEVGIKESLVEQYGKWTNN from the coding sequence ATGCCTAAAGCATTTCAAAAAGTATATACAAAATTAGTACAAATTACTAAAGCAACTGTATCTTTAAGAGCAGAAAATGTTGGTAACGATGAGATGGCTCTTGTAGCCGGCAGACCTGCTCAGGTTGTAAAAATGATTGGAGATATTGTTACGCTTCAGGTTTTCCAAGGTACTGAAGGTATACCTACAAACGCTGAAGTTGTATTTTTAGGCAGACCTCCTAAACTTAAAGTAAGCGAACTTCTTGCAGGAAGATTCTTTAACGCTTATGGTGAGCCTATAGACGGAGGTGCTGAAGTTGAAGGTAAAGAGGTAGAAATCGGAGGACCTTCTGTAAACCCTGTTAGAAGAAAACAGCCTTCTGAGCTTATTGCTACTGGTATTGCTGGTATTGACCTTAACAACACACTTGTTACAGGACAAAAAATCCCATTCTTCGCAGACCCAGACCAACCTTATAACGCAGTACTTGCACAGGTTGCTTTGAGAGCTGAAGCTGACAAGATTATTCTTGGAGGTATGGGACTTTCTAACGATGACTACTTATCATTTAAAAATACATTTACTGAAGCTGGAGCATTAGACAAAATTATATGTTTCATCAACACTACTGATGACCCTCCAGTAGAAAGACTTTTGATACCTGATATGGCTTGTACAGCTGCAGAATATTTCGCAGTTGAGCATAAGCAAAAAGTTCTTGTACTTCTTACAGACATGACTCTTTATGCCGATGCTTTAGCTATAGTATCAAACAAAATGGACCAGATTCCTTCTAAAGACTCTATGCCGGGTTCATTATATTCTGACCTTGCTAAAATATACGAAAAAGCAGCTCAGTTCCCTGATGGCGGTTCTATTACTATTATCGCTGTTACTACTCTTAACGAAGGTGATATTACTCACGCTGTACCAGACAACACTGGTTACATCACTGAAGGTCAGCTTTATTTAAGACGTGACTCTGATATAGGTAAAACAATCATCGACCCATTCAGAAGTCTTTCTCGTTTGAAACAGTTGGTTATAGGTAAGAAAACTAGAGAAGACCACCCTGCTGTAATGAACACTTTGGTTCGTCTTTATTCAGATGCTGCTAATGCTAAAATGAAAAAAGAAAACGGTTTCGACTTAACTGAATATGATGAAAGATGTTTGAAATATGCTGCTGAATATTCTGAAAGATTATTAGCAATAGACATTAACATCAAAATTGATGAGATGTTAGAAACTGGTTGGGAATTAATGGGTAAATATTTTAGTAAAGCAGAAGTTGGTATAAAAGAATCTTTAGTAGAGCAATACGGTAAATGGACAAATAATTAA